Within the Debaryomyces hansenii CBS767 chromosome E complete sequence genome, the region ATGCAGAAACAAAAGGTATTGAAATAGTGACTGATGAAGAGAAAGGTAATGATTCTATATGGAATGCCGTCACTATGTGGCTATCAGCAGATTTGGTTATTGCAACATTCGCCTTGGGAGCACTTGGAGTTACTGTATTCCACCTCAGCTTCTGGCAATGTGTGTTAAcaattttatctttttcCTTATTAGGTGTCTTTCCAGTTGCCTATTTATCTATATTCGGACCTAAATTAGGTTTAAGACAAATTGTTCTATCTAAGTTTTTGGTAGGCGACTATTGTATGAGGATATTTGCTTTCATTAATGTTATTGCCTGTGTTGGTTGGGGTGCAGTTAATATTATGAGTGCTGCTCAATTATTGCACATTGTGAATAATGGTGCTCTCCCACCTTGGGCTGGGTGTTTGATTTTAGTCATCTGTACGATTATTGTCTCATTCTTTGGATACCACGTTATTCATATGTACGAAACGTGGTCATGGGTACCCAATGCAGTTGCATTTATTGCAATAATTGCAAGAATGGCTAAGTCTGGTAACTTCACGTATGGAGAAATGATCGGAGGCCCAACAACAGCAGGTAATGTTTTAAGTTTTGGTGGTActatttttggttttgcCACTGGATGGACTACTTATGCTTCAGATTATACAGTGTATCAACCTAGAGATGTTAGTTCAGCCAAGATCTTTTTTGGTATCTTTGCTATGTTGTATTCAACTTTAATATTCACCTTAATATTGGGTGCAGCTTGCGCTACTGGTACTCTTACCAACCTGCGTTGGGCGGAGCTTTATGCTGATAAGTCGATTGGGGGTTTAGTCTATGCTATCTTAGTGGAAGATTCCTTACACGGTTTCGGGGAATTCTTATGTGTTCTTTTAGCTTTGTCGCTCATTGCCAACAACATTCCGAATATGTACTCTCTTGGTTTATCAGCTCAAGCGGCATGGTCACCAATGGCCAAAGTCCCAAGATTAGTGTGGACTCTTTTAGGGAATTTTGCTACGTTGGCAGTCTGTATTCCAGCATACTACGAATTCGAAGAGGTGATGGATAATTTCATGAACATGATTGGATATTACTTGGCGATTTACCAGGCCATGAGTTTTTCTGAGCATTTTATTCATAGAAGAGGTAACTTTGCTAATTAcgattatgaaaatttcgATAGTAAGTTGTCTTATCCTATTGGTATCGCAGGAATTTTTGGTTTTTGTTGTGGGATTGCGGGAGTTGTTTTAGGTATAAATCAAGTATGGTACTCGGGTGTACTTGCACGCAAAATTGGTGAAAATGGTGGTGATATTGGATTTGAATTAGGCTTCAGCTTTGCATTTGTTGGGTTCAATTTGGTTAGACCctttgaaaagaaatatatcGGTCGTTAAGAGATTAATCGGTATTTTTCGATTAATTCTCTATAGAATATCCAAAACTTCTGATCCCTAAATACCCAAGGGATAATTGTTAGCGAGATCATAATATATATCAGATAAACTTTCATTTATCTCACGATATCATAATAATTGGTAGCTTTGGATTAATTATGCATATCAGGATGTATGTCTATGAAGAAAACCTCATTTCTATTTTCTTGTATAAAATCAGTAACTTTAATCttgttaataataaagaatagGAAATAGTTGAAAGCCTTTACTGCATAATTACTTGAGTCTACTGCACTATGAGCTCGATGTTCGTAATTTCTAAAATCATTCTTCAAGACCAACTGCAATTTGgcataaataataattattctGCGCTATCCAGATTTCCAACGCAATTGCGAGATTATAATGCACGCCGTTATTATGGCATAATTTGGTGCAGTTTTGATCGACAAGTGATCGGCAAATTGTTATGTAGGGagacaaaaaaaaatactgAGTTTATCAAAGCATTTTGGATACTATGTCTCACAGAAGTAGACTCTCGATATAATATAAAGTCACCACTTTCGTCTTTCTAATTTCTACTGTATTTTCATTGGTCTAATTAAGCAAGAAAAAGAGTGTTTTAATAGTATTGTCCTTTTTTTGCCCACTGTTATCTTGGACTCTACTTTACAAATTTTAATACAGTCGATTATATCtaaagaaatgaaaataatcttATTACTCATTAATAACTGGCAACATTAGAAATTATatctaaaatatattatttctcgataaaaatttacaaaacGAAAATATTTACTGCTgatttttaattcataatATAAGTTACTTACTTACCAATCAAGGATCTTTCATGAATGATAATTATCAAGTAACGATACTAAATAGATTTTAGTTGATTCCTTGAAGTGATGTTCGCATAATTGCTTGCTGTTTAGATGACCATAATCATAATTCCCTGCAATCATTTTATTGGAAACAACCTCAATAGAACAGCCTAgcttatttaatatattttaggCAATTGATTTTTAATAGCTTCAAATTTGTAAAGAATGCCACTTAACGCTATTGATTAcgaaaagaaaatttacGAAAGAGGTCTTAAGTTTGAAAGGCCACCCATCACTTGTGATAGTACTAAATGGGCAGAACTTGCTAAGAATAGAATTTCAGCTGAATCAGCAGGTTATGTATGGGGATAACAATGCAGGGACGCGTGAAACTCATGATAAgaatttatcatcatttaaGAAATGGTCAATAGTTCCCAATCGTCTTGTAAAGTCGCCGGGATTACCGGACATTACatcagaaatatttggtgaGAAACTATCTTTTCCGCTTGCCCTAGCACCAGTTGGTGTTCAAACTATCTTTAACCCTGAAGGTGAAGTGGGCACTTCGTCAGCTGCAGCTGACGTAGGAGTTCCCTATATTCTAAGCACTGCATCCGCTACAAGCATAGAGAAAGTTGCTCATGCAAATGGAGATGGTACAAGATGGTATCAATTATATTGGCCTTCTAATTATCACAATGATATTACAATAAGTATTCTCAAGAGAGCCAGAGCTGCCGGTGTTAGTACTTTAGTACTAACGTTAGATACGTATCTTTTAGGATGGAGACCTAGTGATATGGATAATGGATATAATCCTTTTCTACGCAATGACTCTATTGGCGTTGAGGTTGGATTCAGTGACCCTGTGTTccagaaatatttcaaagaaaaatacgACGTAcaaatttttgaagattttcAAGCTGCAAGTGAATGGGCAGGGATAATTTTCCCAGGAACAAGTCATAGTTGggaagatttgaaatttctcaaGGAGCATTGGCATGGCCCAATTGTTCTAAAGGGAATACAGTCAGTTGCAGATGCTCAACGATGTGTAGATACCAAGGTTCAAGGAATTGTTGCTTCCAACCATGGTGGCCGACAACAAGATGGAGGCGTCTGCTCTCTCACAATGATCCCTAAGATATATGATGCTGTAAAAGGTCaaatgaatataatttttgattctgGAATTCGGTCTGGATCAGACATTGTTAAGGCTTTAGCACTTGGAGCTGATTTGGTATTGATAGGAAGACCATAGATCTATGGACTTTCATTAAGTGGAAAAGAAGGTGTAAAGCACGCATTAGGATGACTCTAGGAGAGTTGGAATTAACACTTCATTTAGTTGGTATCCcgtcaatttcaaaaaatgtGCTTAAtcagaatattttggtATATGAAGGATAGGAAATAGTAGTAGTATAATACGTCGTCTTCATATCTAGGATTATTCcttataataatttctctaTCCTATAGGTCTAAATAGTGACAATAATAAGACTTACACTTTCTGATAGTTGAcattaaaattttaatatgaaattaaaatagGCAGAAGTTTAAAATTTCCTATTGTTGTAATTCATCATAAATAATCTCCATTAGATAGagtaatattttataaactGCACgtttttaatattttctcaAAAGTAGTTTCAGAGGATTTGCGGCAacatttattcaagtttaATTTTGCGTGCAATTCCTTGAACTGGAGTAGGTTTGACGGGGTTTCAGATCATACTAATTTTGAGGGGAGGAAATATTCACATTTCCGGTACCTGATGAAACTTTCCACGCATAATGATGCAATCAGATTTCATGTTCACGTAAATTATTTGTAGTCCCCACATTATTACAGATTTCCGTGAAGCTGTACGTAAACCCCCAATCGATTCCGACATTATCTTTAAATCATCTGTATTTAAGTAACGGtaattccttctttttAGAGAAATGTAACTCcctttattgaaaaataaaacttcattgattttaatatgacaattaaatattatgatgatatagTTGTTGGCGGTAGAGTTGGTGGTATCACTCAGTTATTCAAACTAGGAGAGCCTGGCTATTATGTTCATGGATTTGAAAGAGGTTTATTCTTAGGTGGGGTCAGGCATCACAATCGTTATCCTGGTGCAAGGGTTGATCAGAAATCCCAACATATCAACTTTGATTAAAAGAAACACGTAAGGACTGGGTATGTTTCGAAAGATTCCCAGGATATAAGGAATTACAAGACTAATTTGCATTTGTTGATACTCAAATTAATGCTAGCCAAGATTTCACTTTTGAATCTAATATGTGGGAATCTCattaaaataataaggaaaTCACTGTGGGAAATCACTGTAACTGGTAATGACGCTGGAAAATACAGATGTAAAAGTTTAATTCTCTGTATTGGGTTTGCTTCAAAACAATTGTATCCAAACATTGATATATAGAGATGCGTTCAAAGGAGTCTCATTTCATAATGCAGACTGGCCACGAGAAGGCGTGGATAATCTGGATCAAAATGGTCGCTACATTCATATTCACAATCTGAGTATATCTTGGCATAATGCTCGGCAACAAGTGGATCTTGAAAAACGTGTTCCAACTTCTCAGATGAGCT harbors:
- a CDS encoding DEHA2E24200p (similar to uniprot|P40039 Saccharomyces cerevisiae YER060W FCY21 Putative purine-cytosine permease), which codes for MSQSDLEKNIDNVGDTKKKSSLDSFEHSLEDESRQTEVKTKKSSWFDIMASSLNAETKGIEIVTDEEKGNDSIWNAVTMWLSADLVIATFALGALGVTVFHLSFWQCVLTILSFSLLGVFPVAYLSIFGPKLGLRQIVLSKFLVGDYCMRIFAFINVIACVGWGAVNIMSAAQLLHIVNNGALPPWAGCLILVICTIIVSFFGYHVIHMYETWSWVPNAVAFIAIIARMAKSGNFTYGEMIGGPTTAGNVLSFGGTIFGFATGWTTYASDYTVYQPRDVSSAKIFFGIFAMLYSTLIFTLILGAACATGTLTNSRWAELYADKSIGGLVYAILVEDSLHGFGEFLCVLLALSLIANNIPNMYSLGLSAQAAWSPMAKVPRLVWTLLGNFATLAVCIPAYYEFEEVMDNFMNMIGYYLAIYQAMSFSEHFIHRRGNFANYDYENFDSKLSYPIGIAGIFGFCCGIAGVVLGINQVWYSGVLARKIGENGGDIGFELGFSFAFVGFNLVRPFEKKYIGR